The genomic region GTTGCTTTGGCCATAGGAGCATTTATGAATGTTCTTGATAGCACCATTGTAAATGTTTCTCTAAGCCATATTGCTGGAGATTTTGGTGTAGCTCCTAACAATGGTACTTGGGTTATTACATCCTATGCCGTATCTGAAGCAATATTTCTTCCATTAATTGGTTGGTTAACAACTAGATTTGGTGTCCTAAGACAGTATATTTGGGCAACTTTACTTTTTACTTTAGCAAGTATGGCTTGTGGAATTAGTCCTACTTTTGAATTTTTATTAGCTTCTAGAATTCTTCAAGGAATTGTAGGAGCTAGTATGATTCCTTTATCTCAGTCAATAATGATGATGCTTTATCCTAAAGATAAAAAAGCTGTAGCTTTAGGAATCTGGGCAATGACTGTTGTTATAGCTCCTATTGTTGGTCCTATATTAGGAGGGTGGATTACTGATACCTTCAGTTGGAGATGGTCATTTTATATAAATCTTCCATTTGGAATTATTTCTACTTTTATTATTCATAAATTGGCTCAAAATTTAGGAATGAAAGATGAAACTAAAAAGGAACCTATAGATATTTGGGGCTTAATATTTTTAGCAGTTGGAATTGGTTCTTTACAGTTAATGTTAGATAAAGGTAATGATTTAAATTGGTTTGAAAATTCAACTATAGTTATTTTAGCAATTATATCCTTTGTATTTTTAGTTATTTTAGTTATTTGGGAATGGTATCAAGAAAATCCTGTTGTAAATGTAAGATTATTCTTAAATAGAAACTTCACCATAGGAGCTATTTCTTTAACTATTGGACAAAGTATATTTTTCGCTTCTGTTGTAGTTATTCCTTTATGGTTACAAAATTATATGGGATATACAGCCTATTTAAGTGGACTTGCAACAGCTTCTCTAGGAGTTCCTATTTTACTTTTAGCTCCTGTGATAGCCAAAATTATTCCTAAAGTGGACGTACGTAAGTTAGTATTAGTTGGATTTTTATTATTTTCCCTTGTAGCAATTTTTGATTCTACTTTTCCACCTGATGTAACTATGGGATATATTGCTTGGAATAGATTTTTAACTGGTTTTGGTTTAGCTTTATTTTTCACTCCACTTAATTTTTTAACACTTTCTCATATTCCAGAAAAAGAATTACCATCAGCTTCTGGATTATATAATTTTATGAGAAATATGGGAAGTTCCTTTGGAACCTCTTTATCTGTTAACTATTGGACTCATCAAACTTCTTTTTTCCATTCGGTTTTAGGAAGTTCGATAACTCCAGGAAATCCAAATCTTTTATCTTATATGTATAAAATTCCTGGAACAATTGGAGCAAAACTTGCTTCATTAAATTATTTAATAACAAATCAAGCAGCTACAATGGCTTTAAATCAACTTTCCTATGTATCAGGAATATGTATATTAATTTTAATTCCACTTATATTTTTAGCTAAAAATAATTCAAAATAAAAGAAAGGACGAAAATTAAACTTTTCGTTCTTTTTTTTTAATACTACTATTGACTATTTATATTTTTAGTTATATATTAGTAATAATAGTATTATTCTTAGGAGTGGATTTTATGATTATTTTTCACAGGCTATTAGATATTTTTAAAACTGAAATTGATATTAATCACTTAGAAAATGAAATTATAACTGTCAAATGTGAAATCTCAAATCCCTTTAAAAATATAAAAACTTTTAAACAACAAAATTTTCCAATGTTAAATGGAAAAGAAATTACTATAGAATGTATTTTTAGAGGTCACAAAGGCCAAGCCTCTACTTCTTTTCCTGCTACTTTTAATGGAACTTTAAAAGAAATTTTACACCTTGATATTTGTTCAAATTCCTACGACAGAGCTATTTTTATAGCTGTTTTCAATTGTATAACTTCCTATTTACATCATATTCCAAACACTATTCATTGCCAAGGAAACTCTCCTAATCTTTGTGCTTATAAATTTAAAGAATTTATTTCCAAAAATTTTTCTAATAAAAATATTGCTTTAATTGGCTATCACAAAGAAATAATAACATCTTTAAGTTCTACTTACCCAGTAAGAGTTTTAGACTTAGATTCTGAACTTATTAATGACAACATTGACGGAACTATTATTGAAGATGGCATCAGTAATTTTTCTCCTGTTATGGAATGGGCTGATATTATTCTTTGTACAGGAAGTACATTATCTAATGGAACTATTGTAAATTTTTTAAATTTAGATATTCCTATTTTTTTTTACGGAACTACCATTAGTGGAATGGCTTATTATTTTAATTTGCCTAGACTTTGTTTTGAAAGTAAAAATTAATTGAAAAAAAGCTGATTTCTCTCTACAGAAACCAGCTTTTTTTATATATTATTTTCTTCTAGAAGTTTTGAAATTCCATCTATTTCATCTAAACTTAAAGATTTCACTTTTCTTTTAAGTAAATTTTTCTTTCTTATTAAAATATCATTTTTAAATGCCATTATCAATGAAAAAATCATAATTGGAAATAAAAGTAATAACGGAAATGCTATTATTATTGAAGCAGTTTTTAACATATTTAATCCCCCTGCAAAAATAAGAGCTAATGCCAACAGTGATTGGGCTAATCCCCATATAAACTTCTTACTTTTCGGTGGGTTTAAATCTCCCTTTGAAGTCATCATTCCTAACACATATGTTGCCGAATCAGCAGATGTTACAAAGAAAGAACCAATTAATAATATAGCTACAATACTCATTATAACCCCATATCTATAATGGCTAAATACAACAAATAAAGCTGTTTCTGTATTTGCAATTGCGACTCTTGCAATATCAAGACCTAAATTAATTCCTAAAGTTCCAAAAGCTGAAAACCAAATAAAAGATACTAAGGAAGGTATAATAATAACACCTATTACAAATTCTCTAATAGTTCTCCCCTTTGATATTCTTGCTATAAATGTTCCAACAAAAGGTGTCCAAGCAACCCAAGTTGACCAATAAAAAATTGTCCAAGTTGACATCCATGTTTTATCTCCAAAACTGTTAGTACGTAAACTTAGTTTTAAAATATTATTTAAATAATCACCTAAATTTTCTGCAAATACATTAAATATAGAAATAGTTGGTCCTAAACAGATTACAACTAATAATAGAAGAGCTGCAAAGAGCATGTTTAAATTAGATAGAAGTTTAATTCCTTTGTCCAAGGAACCTAAAGCTGATGCCATAAATATAATTGTAACAACAATAATTATAATTGTTTGTACCCCTAAAGTTTTAGGGACATTAAAAAGATGATTCAATCCACTATTTATTTGTAATGTTCCAAGTCCTAAAGTTGTTGCAACTCCAGTAATTGTAGCAAGTACTGCAATGGTATCAATAATATCTTTAATTCCCTCTTTATACTTATTATTTTTTAGAAGAGGAGAAAATACTGAACTTATTAATCCCTTTTCTTTTTTTCTAAACTGAAAATAAGCCATTCCTAAAGCTAAAAAACTATAAATTCCCCAAGGATGAAACCCCCAATGGAAAAATGAAGTTCTAAAAGCAAAACTTATCGCTTGCTTACTTCCACTAACTATATTAAAAGCTGGATTAACATAATGAGCTAAAGGTTCTGCCACTCCAAAGAATACCAATCCAACACCCATCCCAGCTGAAAACAACATGGAAAACCAAGATATGTTTGAATATTCAGGCTTAGAGTTATCTGGTCCTAAACGTATATCCCCATATCTACTAAAACATAAAAATAGACAAAATATTCCAACTGCTAAAACAATTAGTAAATACAAAAATCCAAAATTAGTTATTATTGAATTTAAAGTAATATTTGCTACTTTTTCAAATTTCGTTTTATTTGTTAATGCAGTTAACAAAATAATAAAAATTACCATAAAAGCTCCAATAAAAACTCTTTCATTTTTCCAATTTATTATTTTTGTTTTTGCTTTTTCTCTTATTAATTCACTCATGTAAAACCTCCCTTTTTTTTAAGCACTTGTTAAAATTTTAACACATAGCATATATTTTGTCAAATTTAAGCCTTTTAAAAACCACCAAAAACGATTTTTTTATATACTCTTATTAAAAATGTTCAAAAAAAAATTAAAATCTTTTAAAATCAATTTTAATTTTTTTGACTTTTTTTATTTTTTTGTAAAAAAATATTTGACATTCAAACTATTTAATGTTAATATTGATTATATCAAAGAAAAGAAGATTAAGTTCTTCCTCCAAGATATTTGATTTTTGGTTTTTTAGTTAAGTAAAAAAAGCCTTCTCTCCAAAGGCTTTTTTTATTTTTTGTATTTTATTTTATATTACATATGAAAGAATGCTTGATAAGCTCTATAAGTTTCATATACATCTAATTTTGAAGAAACTTCAAAAGGAGCATGCATTGCTAAAAGAGCAGGTCCTACATCTATAGTTCTTATTCCATATTGTGCTAAGAACATAGCTACTGTTCCTCCTCCACCTTCGTCAACTCTTCCTAATTCTCCAATTTGCCATTTTATATTATTTGTATTTAATAAATTTCTAATTTCCCAAACATATTCAGCATCAGCATCATTAGTTCCAGCTTTTCCTCTAGCTCCTGTATATTTAGTTACAACTATTCCATGATTTAATTTAGCAGCATTTTGCTCTTCGTGAACAGCTTTAAATACTGGATCCATTGCAGCATTTACATCAGAAGACATAGCTTTTGAATTCCATAAACATTTTTTTAAGTACATTTCACAATAATTTCCTTTAATTTTAGAAATTAAATCTCCTGTAAAATATTCTAAATAATTAGACTGAAGTCCTGTTGATCCATTTGAACCAGTTTCTTCTTTATCTGCTAAGAAACAAATAGCAGTTCTATTAGGAATTTCTTCAATATCTAAAATCGCTTTCATAGAAGTGTATCCACATATTCTATCATCTTGACCATAAGCACCAATCATAGATCTATCAAGGCCTATATCTTTAGCTTTAAAAGCTGGTACCATTTGGAATTCAGCAGAAATAAAATCTTCCTCTATCATTCCATAAGCATTATTTAATTTTTCAAGAATTGCATATTTTATATTTTCTTTTATATCTTCGTTTTCTACATATGTTGGAATACTTCCAACTAAAATTTGAAGCTCTTCACCTTTTATAACTTCAGCAGTTTTTCTATCCCCTTGATATTTTCCTGCTAAATGTGGTAATAAATCTGGTATTGTAAATACTGGGTCTGTATCATCTTCTCCGATTATAATTTCTTTTTTCTCTCCAGAAGCTAACATTACAACTCCGTGTAAAGATAAAGGAATTGATGCCCATTGATATTTCTTTATTCCACCATAATAATGTGTTTTCATATAAGCTAACTCTAAATCTTCATATAAAGGATTTCCCTTTAAATCAATTCTAGGAGAATCTACGTGAGAAACAACATAATTAGCTCCAGATAGTATATCATCTTTACCAACCACAACTAAAACTAAGTTTTTTCCCCTATTTACATAATAAACCTTATCACCTGGATTAATTTTTTCTAGAGTTTCAGCATTTTTAAATCCTTTGTACTCAGCTAATTTAATTCCTTGATTTACAAATTCTCTTTCTGTTTTTCCTAAATCTAAAATATTTTTGTATCCTTCTGCAAATTTGAAAATAGTTTCTTTATTATTTTCTACCATTTCCTTTGTCCAACCATTATTATTTTTATATATCATCAATATCACCTCTATTACAAATTATATTATCTAATTCTAACTTTCGCAATGGAATTTTTTTACTTTAATTATTTTTGTTTACTTTCTAGTCTAAAACTTCTAAAATAAACTATATTAAAAAAAATGGAGGCATAATATAATGAAAATAGGAGCAATTGAAGCTGGTGGAACTAAATTTGTTTGTGGAATTGTAAATGAAAAAGGAGAACTTTTAGATAGAATTTCTTTTCCTACTGAAACTCCAGAAATTACAATGAGTAAAGTAATTTCATATTTTACAAACAAAAATATTGAAAGACTCGGCGTAGGATCTTTTGGTCCTATTGATCCAAATAAAAATTCTAAAACTTATGGTTATATAACTTCTACTCCAAAGTTGCTTTGGAGAAATTATAATATTATTGGACATTTAAAAAAATATTTTGATATTCCTATTTTTTTTGATACTGATGTTAATGGAGCTGCCTTAGGAGAAGCTATTTGGGGTGCTGCTAAAGGATTAGATAGTTGTGTATATATTACTGTAGGAACTGGAATAGGTGGAGGAATTTTAGTTGAAGGAAAACTTGTTCATGGAATGTTACATCCTGAGCTTGGTCATATTTTAGTAACTCCCCATGAAACAGATAAATATAAAGGAAAATGTCCATATCATAAAAATTGTTTAGAAGGAATGGCTGCTGGTCCT from Cetobacterium ceti harbors:
- a CDS encoding DHA2 family efflux MFS transporter permease subunit, giving the protein MRTLKSTELVLATVALAIGAFMNVLDSTIVNVSLSHIAGDFGVAPNNGTWVITSYAVSEAIFLPLIGWLTTRFGVLRQYIWATLLFTLASMACGISPTFEFLLASRILQGIVGASMIPLSQSIMMMLYPKDKKAVALGIWAMTVVIAPIVGPILGGWITDTFSWRWSFYINLPFGIISTFIIHKLAQNLGMKDETKKEPIDIWGLIFLAVGIGSLQLMLDKGNDLNWFENSTIVILAIISFVFLVILVIWEWYQENPVVNVRLFLNRNFTIGAISLTIGQSIFFASVVVIPLWLQNYMGYTAYLSGLATASLGVPILLLAPVIAKIIPKVDVRKLVLVGFLLFSLVAIFDSTFPPDVTMGYIAWNRFLTGFGLALFFTPLNFLTLSHIPEKELPSASGLYNFMRNMGSSFGTSLSVNYWTHQTSFFHSVLGSSITPGNPNLLSYMYKIPGTIGAKLASLNYLITNQAATMALNQLSYVSGICILILIPLIFLAKNNSK
- a CDS encoding ROK family protein, with the translated sequence MKIGAIEAGGTKFVCGIVNEKGELLDRISFPTETPEITMSKVISYFTNKNIERLGVGSFGPIDPNKNSKTYGYITSTPKLLWRNYNIIGHLKKYFDIPIFFDTDVNGAALGEAIWGAAKGLDSCVYITVGTGIGGGILVEGKLVHGMLHPELGHILVTPHETDKYKGKCPYHKNCLEGMAAGPAIEERWGIKAYTLPENHPAWELEAYYLAQGLMNFILTVSPKKIILGGGVMKQKQLFPLIRKYLQNLLGNYITTKEILENIDEYIVYPELGDNAGILGCAALALQN
- a CDS encoding aminopeptidase, yielding MIYKNNNGWTKEMVENNKETIFKFAEGYKNILDLGKTEREFVNQGIKLAEYKGFKNAETLEKINPGDKVYYVNRGKNLVLVVVGKDDILSGANYVVSHVDSPRIDLKGNPLYEDLELAYMKTHYYGGIKKYQWASIPLSLHGVVMLASGEKKEIIIGEDDTDPVFTIPDLLPHLAGKYQGDRKTAEVIKGEELQILVGSIPTYVENEDIKENIKYAILEKLNNAYGMIEEDFISAEFQMVPAFKAKDIGLDRSMIGAYGQDDRICGYTSMKAILDIEEIPNRTAICFLADKEETGSNGSTGLQSNYLEYFTGDLISKIKGNYCEMYLKKCLWNSKAMSSDVNAAMDPVFKAVHEEQNAAKLNHGIVVTKYTGARGKAGTNDADAEYVWEIRNLLNTNNIKWQIGELGRVDEGGGGTVAMFLAQYGIRTIDVGPALLAMHAPFEVSSKLDVYETYRAYQAFFHM
- a CDS encoding Rossmann-like domain-containing protein; amino-acid sequence: MIIFHRLLDIFKTEIDINHLENEIITVKCEISNPFKNIKTFKQQNFPMLNGKEITIECIFRGHKGQASTSFPATFNGTLKEILHLDICSNSYDRAIFIAVFNCITSYLHHIPNTIHCQGNSPNLCAYKFKEFISKNFSNKNIALIGYHKEIITSLSSTYPVRVLDLDSELINDNIDGTIIEDGISNFSPVMEWADIILCTGSTLSNGTIVNFLNLDIPIFFYGTTISGMAYYFNLPRLCFESKN
- a CDS encoding BCCT family transporter; protein product: MSELIREKAKTKIINWKNERVFIGAFMVIFIILLTALTNKTKFEKVANITLNSIITNFGFLYLLIVLAVGIFCLFLCFSRYGDIRLGPDNSKPEYSNISWFSMLFSAGMGVGLVFFGVAEPLAHYVNPAFNIVSGSKQAISFAFRTSFFHWGFHPWGIYSFLALGMAYFQFRKKEKGLISSVFSPLLKNNKYKEGIKDIIDTIAVLATITGVATTLGLGTLQINSGLNHLFNVPKTLGVQTIIIIVVTIIFMASALGSLDKGIKLLSNLNMLFAALLLLVVICLGPTISIFNVFAENLGDYLNNILKLSLRTNSFGDKTWMSTWTIFYWSTWVAWTPFVGTFIARISKGRTIREFVIGVIIIPSLVSFIWFSAFGTLGINLGLDIARVAIANTETALFVVFSHYRYGVIMSIVAILLIGSFFVTSADSATYVLGMMTSKGDLNPPKSKKFIWGLAQSLLALALIFAGGLNMLKTASIIIAFPLLLLFPIMIFSLIMAFKNDILIRKKNLLKRKVKSLSLDEIDGISKLLEENNI